In Chloroflexota bacterium, a genomic segment contains:
- a CDS encoding carboxymuconolactone decarboxylase family protein translates to MPWIKIIGPAQASGLLKKQYDAAAKRAGRIWHIVSIMSQNPRALKASMDFYGALMFGPSPLSRSQREMLAVVVSANNHCVY, encoded by the coding sequence ATGCCCTGGATCAAGATCATTGGGCCTGCCCAGGCCTCCGGTCTGTTGAAAAAGCAATATGATGCCGCGGCCAAACGAGCCGGGCGGATCTGGCACATTGTCAGTATCATGAGCCAGAATCCGCGGGCCCTGAAGGCATCGATGGACTTCTATGGAGCGTTGATGTTTGGCCCGTCGCCGTTGAGCCGCAGCCAGCGGGAGATGCTGGCCGTGGTGGTGTCAGCTAACAATCACTGCGTCTACTGA